The following DNA comes from Coffea eugenioides isolate CCC68of unplaced genomic scaffold, Ceug_1.0 ScVebR1_744;HRSCAF=1474, whole genome shotgun sequence.
AGAGATAATTGGTATTTACAGGGAACATAGGCGATAATGAGTCCGACCAGGATGGCATCGGCGAAGAGCAAAGCCAACGCAAAAGGTACTTGCGGGTTTTTGAGGAGTTTCTGGAACGTCGAAACGGGTTTTTGTATGGCCTTGGATTTAGGGGGCGATCGGAGCGCCATTGGGTTGCCTCTGTCAGCgagcgttttttttttttattttatttcttcgcCTGCTAAATTgggtaggttttttttttaagctcaAACGGTTCGACGGCGTCCGGCAGCCCTATCAGTAGTCACCTGTCTGGGTCTCTGCGTCCGTGGCACGCTTTCGTTAAGTTTGGACTAAAGGCGTATTTTGAGTTGCGTCTTCTGCGTGGAAAACGCCTGTTTGCCTGCGTCGTCGTTTTGTAGATGAGTGTGtcaaatctctctctctctccctcgcTCGCTCCCTCTACCCCacctcttcctttctttttttttcccccccttCTTTTTTGTGTGAAAGAAAAAGTTACCGTTGGTCaatgatcatatttccaaatgaccattttgctctttttttccCAGCTAAATCTAATTTTTCATCAGGTCAAGGTAATAATAAACAGTGAATCTTCTTTACCTTTCCTAATGCTTACATGTgtttttgttctcttttttttttcttttaaaaaaaataaaagaaagaaagaaataggCGTTCGATTTCATCTAACCTCAATTCCCAACTTCCATGATTTTATGCTTGTATGAGTGTGGTATATACATAAATGAGCATCCATATATGAGTACATCTAGTCACATTCGAACAATACAATTATTCCTTCAATTTCAAATCATTCTAGAGTTAGCCCATCAAAACGTAATATTTTCTTCGTCCCAtaaaatatttgtcatttttAAAAAGtgtataattttaatattaaaaaaaagagaatttttatttatttttttatatctTTACTGACGCATCATTCTTTATTTGATGTATTGATAATTATGATAGATAAATGACGAGTGACGTAAAGAACAGAACAGAGATAAGatttgattaaaaagaaaggGTGGATTAGGATAATTAattttaaaacaagaaaaagtaaCAAATTTCATGAGAGGAGACGGAGAGAATGGTAATAGAGCCAAGCAGAGCATGGTGGTAATTGTTGACTCGGAATGATGTAATGTTTGTCAGCAGAGAGGTGCCAAGATAGCAAAAGAGATCATTAATACCTCATGCAGCGCTGGCGATAAATTTTGGCCCACGTGTACGCTGCTCAAGTAAATTCATCATCCCTTTCCGCCATCTGTCCTCCTTCTCCCCGCAACAAAACCACAGAAAAACTCGCTTTGCTCCATAAATTCTTCACCTGAAAAAGCTCTGCAgccactctttttttttttcccaattcgCGTGTgtttgtctctctctctctctctcgctctctctctctctcactcgtCTAAATCAAACAAACACAACGCCGGTAGTCGTCATGGCTTCCCAGGAACTGAAACACAGAAccagagaagaagaagaagaggagataCAGCCCCCAAAAGATACCGGCACCACCGCGACAAGAAGACACCAGAAGAAGAGAACAGCCATGGCCAAGCGCGGCCTTCGCTCACTGGGCCTTGCACTTGCTCTCCCACTTTCTTTAACCCTGTTGGACATTTCTCTTTTCGGCTCTAGTCTTCAGTATGCTACCATGAAAAAGCCCTTCTGGTCTCCTCCTCTGTGGGCCTTGCACTCGGCTTGCCTGGCCTCTGCTTTCCTTATGGGCCTGTCGGCATGGCTTGTTTGGGTCGAAGGTGGCTTTCACAGGAACCCTACGGCGTTGCTGCTGTACTTGGGCCAGCTCTCCTTGAGCCTTGCTTGGGATCCGATCGTTTTTCAGGCTGGAGCCAGTAGGATGGGCTTGGTGCTTTGCGTCGCTTTGTTTGGGGCTTTGGTTGGGTGCGCCAGGACCTTTCGAACCATGAATCCCATCGCTGGCGATCTAGTGAAGCCTTGCCTTTTATGGGCTTTGATTTTGTCACTAGCAAATATTGTGCTTGTATTACCCCTCGTGTGATAGACaacatcttttcttttcttttcttttttggcctCCGTTCTTAATTTCCTTTTCGGGTGCATACAGATGTAACATACCTTCTCGGATTGAGACAGacttctttttcctcttgtaTCTCTCACTTTTGCCCTCTGGTTGCTGCGAGAAGTTTGTGGACTGCACGATCTCATGCCAGCACTGATTAGTAATATGTTTTGCACGGACTTCAAATTTTGTTGCGTGCTTTTATTCCTTTTGCTACTTGTTTGGACAGAGTGGGGTGGAAAGAAATTCCTGTTCCAGGTTTTTATCCCGGAGACTCAAATTAGGAATTTTATATGGTTCTTTTGTATAGAGGTACATGCGCTTCCCCATTTTCACGTTAATTACAATGGCTGTTATGAGTAACGCTTCAACATCAAACTGATAACTTGATGCTCGGTTGGTCACTTGAGGAAGGACTAAGTTCCTTTTTCTCAGTATAGAATTAATTGTAACAATATtgtgcttaaaaaaaaaaaaaaaaaaaaaaaaaagtagttggAGTCACCAGtcaaaagatagaaaagaaGATACCCCCATCCGCTTTCCCCCATCtctattcccttttttttcagtAGAGGATTATTAATTGTAACAATAATATTGTACTGAAAAGAGTTATCTGCAGTCGAGATAGAAAAGAGAAGATTATGTTGAATCATAGCCGTAAAACGTTGCATGTATCCGTAACCTTCCCTCTCCATGTATCAGAAAGCACGCTTGAGACATTCTATTACCCTCGCATTCGATTGGCTATTATAGTTTTACATTCGAGGGGCTATAAATTACAATAATATGTTCGCCAGGAATGTCTTGCCCTCACAGTGGGCCGTTGGAAATTGGAGCATTGACCGAATAGAATACAAGTAGAAAGAACCACCAgtgaaaaagaataaaaggcCCTGGTCAAGGAGTGAGTTGTTTTGTCTTAAAGGAACAAACGGACAGTCTATCGCGCTCCCGAGATCAAGCCTCGACTCCCAAAAGCTTAAATCATATTGATCTCACCTGAAGCAATAGCCAATTAGTCCTTCCCAACCGCTGGGCGACGGGAAGGATATTCATATACACGCGATAATTACTACCACAGCAAAGTAGAATCGAGCTGCTGAAAATTAGATGTGGAGCTGGGATATACCACGGAATATGGTGTAGTTTAGCAAAGCTTCCTCAATGTAATAGAGGTTCGCTTTCTTTGATCAATTTCTTGCCCCATCCACTTCTGAAAACCAGGCTTCCTATTAATCTCATGCTTCCAAAAGTAGCGTGCTTCTCCCCACATTAGGACCAACGATCCTTCGGTTAAAAGCACAGGGATCTTTGCAGAAGAACTATTTTTGCCCGCCTTCTCCTCTCTATAATCAGATAACTCATCCTCAACTAGACTAAAGTGCATGACACAGGATGATTCCAAAGAAAGAATGGCAATTCCATCTTCAAAGCGCATCAGATCAACATGCGCACAAATTCCCTGCATGCCAGTAGGATCAAAGTGGTCTGTTTCCAATGGTCTTAAGAAGACGGACAAAGGGAAATAAATATTAATAGCAAGAAAATCACCTAGTGCATGGTAACTGATTTTTCTTGACCAATTAACAATTGAAAcgattaaagggaaaaaaaaacaaagaaaaggaaaaatggggAACTGCCAGCAAGTTTACTTATAATAGCCCAACGAGCAAAACTCCAAGGGACCAGAGAATGGAAAGAATTTTATCAAGAAAGGCAACTCAGCAGTAATCCAAGGTGCTTTTGGTTGTATTACTACAATCATCATGAAGCCAAACCAGAGACATGAACTTGCCAAGCATGGAAAGGAGTTATGCAGAGAGtttatacacacacatacatacatatgcgtgtgtgtgtgtgtcaaGTTTATATTCATACCAATTTCCTGAGCGAATAAAGGAATTGAGTTAAGAGTATGTCGCACCTCACCTGGTTGGTATGTGTTCACAATAAGTTGATCAAATAGCGGTTCCCTCCACAACAATTCTGGTGGAAGGGGGTAGGCCTCTTTACCTTTGTCATGAGTTGGTAAGTTCATGGATTCAGAGAGATAATGACCGACGAAAACAGCCTCCTTAATGGAGTTGGAAAGTTCAATGGCCCATTGGGGAAGATTTCCAAATCTCATGGCCTTCAACGACAaagaaaatgcatgtatgcTGAAATATTAATAGAGCGATTGTGAAGGAGAGCAATGTGAAACGGATTAGCTTACAAATAACAATACAACCACGTACAGTCGGTTAACAAAAGATCAAATTCTGAAGTGTTTTAAGGCATGACGGGTATGATCTATTTCAATTCTTCTAAAATtcatccaaataaataaaacaagaaaataaacaggTGTGGTCTTCCATTTAGCACCAGATTTCTACAAACTCGCAATAACCAGTGGAAGTGAGAATCTAAGAGCTGTCAACGGGCAGCGACGATTACAGAACATTCAACTCAACATTTCCAAGAACTAAGGGGCAGTAAGTGTTAATACCTGATTTCCAGAGAATTCACTCAACCATCCTTCTGCAGCCAcaaataacacttgcatgagagCCCTCTTCAATTattattttgtgtttttatcAATCATCCGTTGAGAAATATTTAATAAGCATTTAATCAAACTCaaacaaatttaatttgattcgACTCTAAAgaaacataaaaattgtagtaggactcaagaaaaaaaaatacgaAAGCTCACATGCCATCACCAGTTTTTTGAGCGTCTTACAATCATCTTAGTACGTAACAACCAAAGAAAGCAGTTAAGTTAGAAAGGTTTTTACAAATTGATAGAAGTGCCTTTTTGGATTGCGGAGAGCAGCGAAGATTGTTGATCGGGAGATAGGAAGTCCCTGCATAACCATAAGCCCTTAATTTGGTCAATTCTTTCCCAGTTTTGGATTTCACCAAAAATCGAGAGCTTGTTCAAATCTTGGGACTTCCGTTCTTGTGCTTCCTCGCCGCCTTCGCCATCTGATAATTCGCCAAAAGCGTCCTGGAGAAGCATCCTCACCTCCTCTTCCATCTTAGCTAGGTTCTAAGGGTCTCCCACCGATGGATCCCCTGCACTTGCTCCTCCGCCTCACGCACCCTAACGACTTGATAACGCTGTTAAAAAACCCGGAGTTTGATTGGAATAGGGTTATTTAcacaaataatttatttatttgtatcgTGAATATATTTTCCCAATCATGATTTTGATCCTATTTGAGGTCTTTTGATAAAAATGCTTTTTTTAGCGCTAAAACTATTTTTGAGCGATTTGGTAAATATTAATCCATAAATAACTTTTTGTGTTAAAAAAACTTTTAATAAAAACTCAAATTCAAAACTTTGGCAATAgtttttatgttttaaaaagtaaaatattaaatttaatcattatATCATGAactaaataaaaagataaatatattttaaaattttaaaattatacatTATTCAattcaataagtacttattgaacAATGTAtctaaataatatatttaaagGTGTTTAAACATTTAATAAGTGCTTTTATTAAAAACTCTGTTAAGTAGAGTATTTTTTTAACGAGTTATTGTCATCTCAAATAGGTCATTTATCTTACATACGtcatataaaaaaatattacaatattttttcaaaaatttatcccaaataatctactTTCTAGATGTATTTGTGTTTTCCTTGTATGAATTTTTAGACACCAttaatattatttatttatttattttgccaAATTCAACTTACACCCCATTTAGCCACTAGGGGAGTACTCTTACAGTTTCTTTCTATTATCCAATTcgaattttgaaattgatagtTAAGATAGAAGGGTACGGGGagagatagaaaaataaaaaaggaaatttgtttaaggaaaaaaaaacttacgCCTCATGTAATTCACATAACTCCCTCGTCGTTTTCATATATCCACTTATGCCCTCACACTTGTGGTTCGCTTGGTCAAAAACGTAAATTGACACCAACCATTGATATTCCACTTATGTTCCCCCGTCCCCATATCCCCGTTTTATGTGCTTTTTACTTTCTGTTTTTTTCCCGTCCTATGTCTCCACTTCCCTCTTCCTCATCCTCCTTCATCCCCTCCATTCTTTTCCCCTTTCCTGCCTCCTTTCTCCTCTCCAGTCAGAGCCTCTAGCCGTGACCAAAAGAGACAAAGGAGAAAGAGAAACGAGGAAAGAAGAAGGGACAGAGAAGATATGGTGAATGAGAGGAGAGATAATAGTGGTTTGTGGTGGTAATGTGTGATGACAGGAAAAGATAAAGGTGATgtgattttttaattatttattttttagttgtatttgatatttatattgATACTGTGATTTTTGGAGTGTTCTGAGAGTGTATTATTGTAacattatatttgaaaattttatttgtgaaaatATCACTAATACTCAAGGTGTTTTAACAAGTTTTATTTTTAACAAGTTCTTATAACTAAAGTTGGAAAAGATCAAGACTGCGTTTGAATTAGATGTTTTTTTgaagtgtttttgaaatattttactttactataaatatttattttttggtcaCCACCAAACTTTTAAGGGTTCAACCTTTATTTCCCaccaaaaaattattataatatgTGACGGTCTTAATTGACCTCTTTTATGGAGTTTCTACTCATATCGACTCCCCTTTCCTCTCTCCTTTAGATTAGGCTATATTAGATTTATAGAAATTCTATCATTGCgacacaaaaaaaattataaaatgggCAATGGTTAATAACATTTGATTTCGTTCACATACAACATAAGGCGCATTGTATGGAATCCAGTTTATGTATTTCGCTGCCTCCTTTTGCACAGTTGCACTTTGCATATTACTACTTGTAGGTAACTTGTCTCTCATGTGTTCCTCTTCTCTATTTAATTATCATTCTCAATTTCTTCAAAGGGAGATTATGGCTGAATCGGATGAAGTCAAACAGCTGACGACGCCGGTGAGCATGACCACTTGACCTTCTTCCTTCATTTTCTCGCCTTTTTCTTGATATACTTTTCTCTCTGCTAGTAAACTCTTTCTAGCTTATTGGCAGCATATAGGCTTGTCTAGATTTCGTGATACTTGCAAAAGAATACAtctaatatttttctttttccttgctaTGTGCGTGGATGTCTTGTCAGTTGCCACTAAAGCGATTGATCTTATGCATgtccatttatttatttatttattttaaacttcTTTACCCTGCAAATCATATCCAAGTCCTTGACATGCTAATTCTGTGATTCGAATTCATTAAggcttagtttgggagtttaggatagaaaagagaagaagagaaaacttAAATTATGacagaaaataagaaaagagaAGGGATTATTACGTTGTCTGGGGGTTTTGAGAATTCATGAAATGATTTTGGATAGAAAAAtcattaaatatttattcaaaatatttttaagagTAAAACAGATACATTAAAAATTTTCACAAGTTTCCTTCAACTTTCTCTCCAATTTGAGAAGAAAAATTTTGCCTGCTATTTATCCTcccattttcttgtttttctctcttacTAAAAACtcacaaacaaaacaaaaattaaactttcttttctttccttttttttttcctgtccaAATCCTCAACTCCCAAATGAACCCTACCGTTGAGGGAGGATGCGAGAAGAAGGAGCTCAAGTATCTTGATTTCGTCCAAGTCGGAGCAATCTACATGATCATTTGCTTCTCATCACTCTACGACTACGCGAAAGAAAGCTCCGGTCCTTTGAAATCGGGCGTTAAAACTGTGGAAGCAACTGTCAGAACCATCATTGGACCTGTCTACCGCAAGTTTCGCAACGTCCCCTTGAGCTTCTCAAGCTTGTAGATTGCaaggtttttcttcttcttcttcttcttttttcgtTATCTTCTTCCTCAAAAGTCAGTAGTCACATGAAACGTGATGTCTTTCCTTTTCCTGATTTCTTCATTCCCCCGTAGCCATCAGCACGTGCAACTCATCTCATTGACTCACGTGATTTGTAGGTCGACGAATCGATTAATGAGTTAGACCGTCATGTACACCCGATCCCGATCCTGAAGCAATTCTCACATCAACTGTTCTTGGGAGCTCAGAGGGCCCCTGAGGTGGCTAGAGATGTCGCCTCCGAGTTGCAGCTGGTCGGTTTGGTGGACGGTGCTAAAAGTATTGCCCGGACGCTTAATAATAATGCGTACGAGCCGACAACCAAGGAATTCTCTATTTCAAATGCGAGCCGCTAGCTGAGCAGTATGCGGTGTCGGCTTGGCGCTCGCTGAACCAGCACCCTCTATTCCCTCAAGTGGTTCAAATGATTGTCCCCACGGCTGTTTATTGGTGCGAGAAATACAATGAAGCCGTGGCTTACACGGCGCAGAGGGGTTACACGGTGTCGCAGTGCCTGCCTGTGGTGCCGATTGAGAGAATTGGCAAAGTGTTTCAGTGCGGTCCCACTGTTTCAAGTGATGCCGAAACTCTTACGGTGTCAACATCAACCTAAATCGATTTGTTGTTGGTGGTTAACGATTACCTGCTCATTTATTCACTGCTATAACTCGTAATGGGAGTATCCGTTAATGTATTATTTTCGATTGCATAATCTTGTGCTTGCTGGTACAAGCCAAAATATTCATCTTATCATGTACCGGTAATTAGTGTTCCTGTTTTTTTATGCTCTAGAAAGATTTTAGAGTTTCCTATTACTGTCAATGTTTGACTCGTTAGAATATCAAGAGGTGTTAGTATTTGCCTTGGGGTCTCATCGACTTCTCGTATTATTAAATTGTCCTAGGAACATCTAACCTTCTACGCTATTTCTTTAGTTTGTTTATCACTTCCCAGCaaacaaagaaagaagcaaGTTCCAGTAGCTTTaagtttgcaattttgaatAATATGATCAATTAGCTATAATTTTGAACACAGgctaatatatattttaaaatatattatttgcACTCCCACTATGTCATTTTCATTTTAATGAAACCGTATTGCAGTCAAATGAAAATGAGACAATGAGAGCGTAAATAACATAATTAGAGTGTAAATAACATCgtcttaaaaataataataattattttgatcaaataataataatataataaattgGTTCACTAATAACATCCAATAGCTTTGACATTTAAGGAATAAAACCAAAATCCACCGTCAACTaatgttttaattttttcttttttgacaaaTCATCTAACATATGAATTCGCTCTACTCATTTCTACTGAtattcttatatatatatatatatatatatatatatatatataaatcacGTGCAGCTCATACCTCACAAACTTTAagtatgaaaccagaaaattgcagaaagaaAACGGCAAAAACATCTAATGATTGGCCGCAGTTGACACCATTTGCATAATTTGCGTGCTTGATTACTTTCCACTTTCCAAGGTGTGCGTGATTTATTACTAATTTACTACAGGTTCTCCAGCAGTTTTCTCCTATAGTATCTGTCTACCGGGTCAAATGGCACGGTATAATAACATCAAAATGTTTTCCCATCCATAAAGTAGAAATTTTCTGACAGGAGTCTAAGGAAATCAATCTGTATATCATATGCTTAGAGTTGTAGTTTTCGGTTCAATATTCTATCCTTCAATAACATATCACGATTTTAAACACATGAATTCAAATCAAAATTGGTTTGAATTTTTATCATAtctgtgtatgtatatatgcatGCTTggatacatatatgtataatcTGAAGGGTAAATATTTTATACATCGGCAGTTTATACAGTAGCGGGTGTAATCGCATGCCACATACATCAAAACtgatatttaaattcaaattcagattatataatatttattcAAACCCGTCAGTGTATACATTAATAGTGtaaggaaaaattaatcctaatatgaaaaatatttttcccaTTTTGATGCATCAAGCTCATTGAAAGGAAATTTGTTTCtcaccttaaaaaaaaatttccgatgactttcatgttcattttaaaaatcaaatattaaaatttcttaAATGCATTTTAATGGCCAACGATGGAGTTAGTGATATTGTTATAAGATGAATGAACTTtgttttatacatttttattgGTGTTTAGTGAGCTTTCaataggtttatttttattttcatttttttcgagtaaatcttatatacattaacaatgtatacactatcgcccgttaaaattcaaattttatataattgttAGCCATCCAAAACTGATagtgtaggaaaaattaataattttttacatTATACTAGCATCATTTTGGAATatacaaatatttattttaactttttaattCAGTTTAAAAATAGATTCAATATTCATATTTGGTGCCTAAACAAATATTTCATGTATCATACGTAGTTAAAAAAGTAAATATGGTGACATTTACTTATAATTCATTTGTCATCGAACACAACTCTAGTTAGTCTTCCATTTATCCTAGAGTAAATCTCTTTGgcatgtttctttttttttccctcttcaaTATTCTTCCATACATTGTTATAATCATATAACGCTCTCATAACAATACCTTTTGGAATATTAAAATATTTGATTTGTGTGTCCAACATAATAATATCTATGCAATACATAATGCCTAGTAGTTgatgtaaatattttttttcatcttttgaactttttagaattttctttttctaaaataaatttgATTGAAAATAGAAACCTATGTATTGCACGGGTAAGATTGCTAGTTAAAGTTAATACGTCTCAGTGTACATAAAATTCACAGACATGGATGAATAATGATCACCCTCCAATGTCAAAATCCTACTCCAGCAAGGTATTCCAACACAAATGAGTAGAGCAAAACAATGAATCTAAGAAAACGTGCATATAACATGCTTAACCTTACTCTTGGCAtactctcttttttctcttagGTAGGTTGGTGTAAGCTTTTTTATTATGACTAGGTGGTGGCCACCGCGCAATGCGCGGTGTAATTTTCAATCTTGCCCATAAATGTCTAGTTATTCAAATTCAGatattaaatatgaaaagtTAGACAAAAGTGCATCAATATCTTTGaagtttttgtaattttattaaatagCGAAAATAAGCTATAGTTTTAGCTTTTGCAGTTTTCGTAAATTTTGTTGCATAAAAGGAACTTTAAAATAATATACAATCATATCGAGATACAAAACGAGAATAAAATCTCCAAACATCCATCTAGCTGCAACTAAAAAATGGTGGAGTATAACATCATAATAAAAGATATCATATTGTTAGCATCCCATACATTAGCTAAATAGTCTATCATCCGATTTGCTTCACAGCTTACAAGCTTTGATCAAGACTTGCTGCCAAAATACAATCAGATATAACAATAGCACATCATCCAAATGGAGTTTAAAGTTTTTGGAGATAGATACTAATCGTATGAGAACTTGCTGCTAAGCAATTTATTTCTTGACTGAAGAGTGACAGTCATTACCAAATGTGGATGGCATATGAAACAAGAATCCACTGTGGGTAACAATAgccatctctctctcttttcgtGTCAATAACCTGCATCCATGATATTTGTTTTTCGGAAGAGTGTTCTAGAGAAGGTAATGTAGAAAAGAATCAATCTCATTCACAAGAATCTTCCTAAATGATTCATGTGGATGGGTCGAACCTTTCACATGTTTTTATGCATGGCCAATCTAAATACATATCTAATAGACAGTAAGGCATAACTATAGCTACTTATATCTATATATTGCACAATGACTCATAGATATGCAGCTATATTGTATAAAGACTCATAAATATGCATATGAGTATTTAATCTTCCCTTGAATTAACAATggttgagagagagagaagccATGCTTTGCATCATAGTCCAAGGTTAACTCCCAATCAACCATGTGACTAAGCCCCATTCTATTATATGCGTTTGTCACCAAGCAACAAGGACCAAGATGGccaaaaatcaaaaactttATTAAAGTACCCCGGAGCAGAGGTTACTTACTCAAAATTGAAACTGCTACAATCTATTTCAACAGATGATAAGTGTGAGCTTATGTGCACCTGAACACAAGCTTGTGGTGGCGATTAAAGTTCAACTTCTAATGCAATAACAATAAAGTGGTTTACCATTTCTTGAAGTTCATTCCTCTAACTGCaacttcttcttttgtttccctGACATTTGCCTTCCACAACGTATCCTCATCACTTTCTATTTAAACATGAATCAAGATTCAAGACCAATGATAACACTATATCACCCTAAATGA
Coding sequences within:
- the LOC113758824 gene encoding translocator protein homolog; translation: MASQELKHRTREEEEEEIQPPKDTGTTATRRHQKKRTAMAKRGLRSLGLALALPLSLTLLDISLFGSSLQYATMKKPFWSPPLWALHSACLASAFLMGLSAWLVWVEGGFHRNPTALLLYLGQLSLSLAWDPIVFQAGASRMGLVLCVALFGALVGCARTFRTMNPIAGDLVKPCLLWALILSLANIVLVLPLV
- the LOC113758822 gene encoding alkylated DNA repair protein alkB homolog 8-like isoform X1, which encodes MEEEVRMLLQDAFGELSDGEGGEEAQERKSQDLNKLSIFGEIQNWERIDQIKGLWLCRDFLSPDQQSSLLSAIQKEGWLSEFSGNQAMRFGNLPQWAIELSNSIKEAVFVGHYLSESMNLPTHDKGKEAYPLPPELLWREPLFDQLIVNTYQPGEGICAHVDLMRFEDGIAILSLESSCVMHFSLVEDELSDYREEKAGKNSSSAKIPVLLTEGSLVLMWGEARYFWKHEINRKPGFQKWMGQEIDQRKRTSITLRKLC
- the LOC113758822 gene encoding uncharacterized protein LOC113758822 isoform X2; the protein is MEEEVRMLLQDAFGELSDGEGGEEAQERKSQDLNKLSIFGEIQNWERIDQIKGLWLCRDFLSPDQQSSLLSAIQKEGWLSEFSGNQAMRFGNLPQWAIELSNSIKEAVFVGHYLSESMNLPTHDKGKEAYPLPPELLWREPLFDQLIVNTYQPGNLCAC